In Aedes albopictus strain Foshan chromosome 3, AalbF5, whole genome shotgun sequence, the following are encoded in one genomic region:
- the LOC134290461 gene encoding uncharacterized protein LOC134290461, producing MTTDSAQRLKCKTFTDYLRIKGVGSSESTSTNAVIATVSPRSPHRTQFSAAMKFHVLSRVTTCLPCKHVNIRHLKLPSNNTLADPGFNVPGPIDMIIGAEHFYELLMEDRRRLEGSEAVIQKTVFGWIVSGVVEINLAALPQVVSNVNLSEAESTRRIQEQLARFWELETCHVKSTLSIEESACEELFKKTTFRDEAGRFVVSLPKKPDMIGKLGESRSIAVKRFLGLERRLEANPEVKAMYVDFVHEYLLMGHMVKVEELIEDPPAYFLPHHAVIKPDSTTTKLRVVFDASCLTSTGISLNDALMVGPVVQDELYDINIRFRLHIFVVVADVAKMYRMVNMAPADQQYQMIVWRGSPKEPIHSYKLTIVTYGTASAPYLATKCLQTLAEDGTTTHPIGSKVVKKDFYVDDMLSGADSIEEAKQLVAETIDLTNSAGFILRKWRSNSDEVLKGLPAHLRDDGGIKELESSNTTIKTLGMLWDSTDDCYRFKVPQWNAGSTISKRVVLSDTARIFDPLGLVGPIVVTAKIFLQDLWKEQVEWDEPLSEELQNRWLEYRRNLISLESITVPRWVGCNPKCIEVEVHGFSDASEKAYGACLYMRSVWEDDTIAVFLLTSKSKVAPLEDLKRKKKKQTVPRLELSGALLMSHLIARSGGMVHFGCGKIIQYGPRMATLQQMIKLH from the exons ATGACTACTGATTCCGCTCAGAGGTTGAAGTGTAAGACGTTTACCGATTATTTGAGGATTAAAGGCGTTGGATCTTCGGAGAGTACCTCTACAAATGCAGTTATTGCTACAGTCAGTCCCCGTTCGCCTCATCGTACCCAGTTTTCGGCTGCAATGAAGTTCCACGTACTCTCGAGAGTCACCACATGTTTGCCATGCAAGCATGTGAACATCCGTCATCTGAAGCTTCCTTCCAACAATACGCTGGCGGATCCCGGGTTCAACGTCCCTGGACCAATTGATATGATCATCGGAGCGGAGCATTTTTATGAGCTGTTAATGGAGGATCGTCGAAGATTGGAAGGCAGTGAGGCAGTCATTCAGAAGACCGTTTTTGGATGGATCGTGTCTGGCGTCGTCGAGATAAATTTAGCTGCTTTGCCTCAAGTAGTGAGCAACGTCAACTTGTCCGAAGCAGAGTCCACCAGGCGCATCCAGGAGCAACTCGCAAGGTTTTGGGAGCTGGAAACATGCCATGTGAAGAGCACGCTGTCGATCGAAGAGTCTGCTTGCgaagaattattcaagaagacTACATTTCGTGATGAAGCGGGAAGGTTCGTTGTTAGTTTGCCCAAGAAGCCAGATATGATCGGAAAGTTGGGTGAATCAAGGTCGATTGCAGTGAAAAGATTCCTGGGATTGGAGCGAAGACTAGAAGCGAACCCAGAAGTGAAGGCTATGTACGTCGACTTTGTGCACGAGTATTTGCTGATGGGTCATATGGTGAAAGTAGAAGAGCTGATAGAAGATCCACCGGCATATTTTTTACCACACCATGCTGTTATCAAACCTGACAGTACAACAACCAAGCTGCGTGTCGTATTCGACGCATCCTGCCTCACATCTACCGGCATATCATTGAACGACGCCCTGATGGTTGGACCAGTGGTGCAGGACGAGCTATACGACATCAACATTCGATTCAGACTGCACATTTTTGTGGTAGTTGCAGACGTGGCGAAAATGTACCGAATGGTGAATATGGCTCCAGCAGACCAGCAATATCAAATGATCGTTTGGAGAGGTTCGCCCAAAGAGCCAATTCATTCGTACAAGTTAACCATAGTCACGTATGGGACAGCTTCCGCCCCGTATTTGGCCACCAAGTGCTTGCAAACTTTGGCGGAAGACGGTACAACAACACATCCAATCGGATCGAAGGTCGTGAAGAAGGATTTTTATGTCGACGACATGTTATCCGGAGCAGATTCGATTGAGGAAGCGAAACAGTTGGTAGCAGAAACAATCGATCTCACAAATTCGGCAGGATTCATTTTGAGGAAGTGGCGGAGCAACAGCGACGAAGTTTTGAAAGGATTGCCAGCTCATCTGCGCGACGATGGAGGAATCAAGGAGCTAGAGTCCTCTAACACAACCATTAAAACCCTTGGCATGCTGTGGGATTCAACCGATGACTGCTACAGGTTCAAAGTACCGCAATGGAATGCTGGTTCCACAATTTCCAAACGAGTTGTTCTTTCCGACACGGCTCGTATTTTTGATCCCCTCGGATTGGTTGGACCAATTGTAGTAACGGCTAAAATCTTTCTGCAAGATCTGTGGAAGGAGCAAGTTGAATGGGACGAACCGTTAAGCGAAGAATTGCAGAACCGATGGTTGGAGTACCGGAGAAATCTAATAAGCCTCGAATCCATCACCGTCCCTCGCTGGGTCGGATGTAATCCAAAATGCATCGAAGTTGAAGTCCACGGATTCTCGGATGCCTCCGAAAAGGCCTACGGTGCCTGCCTCTACATGCGAAGCGTTTGGGAAGATGACACAATTGCCGTTTTCCTTCTAACCTCGAAATCCAAGGTGGCTCCTTTAGAGGATTTgaaaaggaagaagaaaaagCAGACAGTTCCACGCCTGGAGCTGTCCGGAGCGTTGCTAATGAGTCATCT TATTGCTCGCTCTGGTGGAATGGTCCACTTTGGCTGCGGCAAAATCATTCAGTATGGCCCCAGAATGGCGACGCTTCAACAGATGATCAAGCTGCATTAG